Genomic segment of Vibrio celticus:
TGACATCGTCAGTGCAAGAGATGGTACTCACAATAGGTGAAATCTCAGAAAGCACGTCAGTTGCGGCTGAAGGTGTTCATCAAGCAAAAGTGAATGCCGATAAAGGCCGTGAAGTGGTGGTTGAAACCATCAGCAACATTACTCAGTTGTCTGAACGCCTTTCTAGCAGCCAAGATTCGATCAGCTCATTGAACCATCATGTTGATCAAATCGGCGATGCAGTAAACATCATCCAAGGCATTGCAGAACAAACTAACCTATTGGCATTGAACGCAGCGATTGAAGCAGCACGTGCGGGTGAACAAGGCCGTGGCTTCGCGGTAGTTGCCGATGAAGTACGTGCTCTTGCAAGCAGAACGCATCAATCGACCACAGAAATAACCTCAGTGGTGAGTGCGATTCAAAGCCAGATGCAGGCGTCGATGACAGAGATTGGTGAGTGTAATCAACAAGGCCAACTAACGCTTAAAGATTCAGAAGAGCTCGATGCAAGCTTGCAACTTATCTTGAGCGATATGGAAAGCATTCAAGGTAATTCAGAACGTATTGCCTCAGCGATTGAAGAGCAGGGTGCAGTAATGGCGCAAGTGAGCGACTCAATCAATGAGCTGAACACTATATCGAACGACAATAACGCTTCGGCGCAGCATTGTTTAGTTGAAGTGGACAAGGTAGCAGAACAAGCGAACGACATGGACCAAGCGGTCGCGCAGTTCAAGACTTCGTAAACATTCAGAAGAAACTAAACCAAAGGCGTGGATCATCTGCGCCTTTTTTGTGCCTGAAATTCACATAGATAAAAGACAAGAATAAAAAACGGCCCGATCTGGGGGAAGATCTGGGCCGTTATATTACGTATTAAAGGGGGTATTACTTATTTCGGCCTTCCAGCACATCCAATGCCAGTTCAACCGCTTTATCAATATTGTCGCATCCCGCTAACTTACCTGAGCTGATAGGACCAAGCACATTAGCGTATAACGAGAGCTGCTTGTTAAATGGCAGGCTCAACTGCTCATATAAACGCTGGCGAATCTCGGCATGTTGCTCAGGAGCGTGAGCAGCAAGGCTTTTCAAAGTGTCATAAACAAGAGTGGTGGTAGTGTTCATTCGTCTCTTTATCATTAAGTGGGAGGCGCTTATTTTATAATCTTTTCAGGTTCGTTTACTGTGATATAAATCATACAATATTATCAATGTGTTTATCTTTTGAGTCTAATGAGAATAAGGCATTCCAAAATAGACTTAAGTATCTGTGAAATATAACTAAAATAATGACAGACTATCGAACACACGAACGAATTGGCGCGTTTTTGGCAAACGGTTAAATCTATAGGAAGAGGAACAACATGCACTACGACGTATTCAACGGAGACGCAGATGGCATAATCGCGTTGTTACAGCTGCGATTAAGTGATCCACGGGAGAGCGTGCTCATTACAGGTGTAAAGCGTGATATTAAGTTGGTCTCTCAAGTTGTTACTCAAATTATGGAGCTGGGTAAGCAAGGTGACATTTCTTCCGTTACCGTTTTAGATGTGTCGATGGAGAAAAACCTGTCTGCATTACACTCACTGCTAGACGCCAACATCAAGGTATTTTATTGCGATCACCACCGTACAGGGGATGTCCCAACTTCTGAGCATTTAGATACTCTGATTGATACTGCGCCAGAGAGCTGCACGAGCTTGCTGATAAACCAGAAGCTGAATGGTGCGCATCTGGCTTGGACAATCGCGGCTGCCTTTGGCGATAATCTAAAAACCGTGGCCGTGCGGCTAGCGGA
This window contains:
- a CDS encoding PAS factor family protein, yielding MNTTTTLVYDTLKSLAAHAPEQHAEIRQRLYEQLSLPFNKQLSLYANVLGPISSGKLAGCDNIDKAVELALDVLEGRNK